A genomic window from Ignavibacteria bacterium includes:
- the pdxA gene encoding 4-hydroxythreonine-4-phosphate dehydrogenase PdxA, with translation MKPRLLITIGDPNGIGPEIILKTLKNREITKKYDLTVISPVEVLTYYSRLFKYKLNADNFNIIPLETGKFAITPGVISAEAGFISGLVIKTAIELCLEGEYDAIVTAPINKRSLNSGGFRFDGHTEMLTALSGSKDSCMVMLSDILNMAFVTTHPPVKDIPKLITKKRITAKLKICYDVLVNDLGYKRPEIAVLGLNPHAGDNGQIGNEEQKIIIPAIKEFNFKNKRSQVKSSGPYSPDAFFASKKYRNFEMTLAMYHDQGFIPFKMLAGHKGTNFTAGLPFVRTSPDHGTAFDIAGRGIAGEESLVEAIKWADKISRNRAK, from the coding sequence ATGAAACCCAGATTATTAATAACAATAGGCGATCCCAACGGAATTGGCCCTGAAATAATTCTGAAAACCCTTAAGAACAGGGAAATTACAAAAAAATATGATCTGACGGTGATTTCACCCGTTGAAGTTTTAACATATTACAGCAGGCTTTTTAAATATAAGCTGAATGCAGATAATTTTAATATTATTCCCTTAGAAACCGGTAAATTCGCAATAACACCCGGAGTTATTTCGGCTGAAGCGGGTTTTATTTCAGGACTGGTAATTAAAACTGCAATTGAGCTTTGCCTCGAGGGCGAATATGACGCGATAGTTACCGCGCCAATAAACAAGAGGTCGCTTAATTCAGGCGGCTTCAGGTTTGATGGCCACACAGAAATGCTTACTGCGCTAAGCGGCAGCAAGGATTCATGCATGGTAATGCTTTCTGATATTCTGAACATGGCTTTTGTAACAACGCACCCGCCTGTAAAAGATATACCGAAGCTTATAACAAAAAAACGGATCACCGCTAAGTTAAAAATATGTTATGACGTACTGGTAAATGATCTTGGTTATAAAAGACCAGAGATAGCTGTTCTTGGATTGAATCCGCATGCAGGCGATAACGGGCAGATCGGTAATGAAGAACAGAAGATAATAATTCCTGCTATAAAAGAATTTAACTTTAAGAATAAAAGATCACAGGTAAAATCAAGCGGGCCGTATTCACCAGATGCATTTTTTGCTTCGAAAAAATACCGTAACTTTGAAATGACCTTAGCAATGTATCATGACCAGGGATTTATCCCTTTTAAAATGCTGGCGGGACACAAGGGCACTAATTTTACGGCAGGATTGCCATTTGTAAGAACATCGCCTGACCACGGCACTGCTTTTGATATCGCAGGCAGGGGAATTGCAGGTGAAGAAAGCCTTGTAGAAGCCATAAAATGGGCTGATAAGATCAGCAGGAACAGAGCAAAATAA
- a CDS encoding ATP-binding cassette domain-containing protein, with protein sequence MINFNNISFSYPSKELFSDVSFTIEKGEFVFLIGESGTGKTSLLRMINMELFPSAGEVVVYGFNSKHIKKPEIPVLRRKIGFVFQDYKLLNDRDVFENVALPLYLSGVKPDVIKKKVFNVLSEVGVFESYKKMPYELSGGEQQRVSIARAIVNEPYILIADEPTGNLDPFVSFEIIKLLLNINYKGTAVFIATHNYDIVRRLKSKRLLQIKDKKVLDVVIKE encoded by the coding sequence TTGATAAATTTTAATAACATTTCATTTTCATATCCATCCAAAGAGCTGTTCAGTGATGTAAGCTTTACGATCGAAAAAGGGGAGTTCGTTTTCCTGATAGGGGAAAGCGGTACGGGCAAAACTTCGCTTTTAAGAATGATAAATATGGAGCTTTTCCCTTCTGCAGGCGAAGTTGTGGTTTACGGGTTCAATTCAAAACATATTAAAAAGCCTGAAATTCCAGTGCTTCGCAGAAAGATAGGATTTGTGTTTCAGGATTACAAACTGCTAAATGACAGGGATGTATTTGAAAATGTTGCATTGCCGCTTTACTTAAGCGGGGTTAAGCCTGATGTAATAAAAAAGAAGGTGTTTAATGTGCTCAGCGAAGTAGGCGTATTTGAGTCATACAAAAAAATGCCGTATGAGCTCTCAGGCGGCGAGCAGCAAAGAGTATCAATTGCACGCGCAATTGTAAATGAGCCGTATATACTGATAGCTGATGAACCTACCGGCAATTTAGACCCCTTCGTTTCATTTGAAATAATAAAATTGCTGCTGAACATTAATTATAAAGGCACTGCTGTTTTTATAGCGACCCATAATTATGATATTGTGCGCAGACTTAAGAGCAAACGGCTGCTTCAGATAAAAGATAAAAAAGTTCTTGATGTTGTTATAAAGGAGTAG
- a CDS encoding tetratricopeptide repeat protein: MGYFDDIEFEEGSKKKNLDKEELIEALLSRRERIMPDLDIDSIDDIVNYLLEKNLHTKAISCLNTLLDYFPYSNEIWQRKAIIYDHKGDYKTALECFDKAINLNPNDEEALINKGITLDNSGMFTESIECFDTVLNFAPNNIDALFNKGLILEKCDRFEEAIACFKKIIELDPEHKDSYYEMGYCYDYLDRLVDSLEAYEKHIGIVPFNYNAWYNKGVVQSRMGSYYYAIESYEMALSVNPKFASAWYNKGNAYASLGILTRAIEDYKTALSINRKDVYALYNLASAYEQTGDNKSAIEYFSKAVAIEPGHYESYFGRGNCYYQIEDFNKALRDYDKAVELFRENPELWYAKADAEYNLGRLDESIISYNTVLALSPDNHQASLDLANTYIDVEEYEAADKLLCNLIEGKPAWAEPYYAKAKLFFLQAEVELGIKYIEMAFTINPDERFEFNFERDWERVLQFLISRDN, encoded by the coding sequence TTGGGCTATTTTGACGATATAGAATTCGAAGAAGGTTCTAAAAAGAAAAATCTCGATAAAGAAGAATTAATTGAAGCTTTACTCAGCAGGCGTGAGCGTATTATGCCTGATCTGGATATTGATTCAATCGATGATATCGTTAATTATCTGCTTGAAAAAAACCTTCACACAAAAGCAATTTCATGCCTCAATACACTATTAGATTACTTTCCGTATTCAAATGAAATATGGCAGCGGAAAGCTATTATTTACGACCACAAAGGCGACTATAAAACCGCGCTTGAGTGCTTCGATAAAGCCATAAATCTCAATCCAAACGATGAAGAAGCGCTTATCAATAAGGGAATAACCCTCGATAATTCGGGTATGTTCACTGAATCCATAGAGTGTTTCGATACTGTTCTGAATTTTGCGCCCAATAATATAGATGCCCTGTTCAATAAAGGACTTATACTTGAAAAATGCGACCGCTTCGAAGAAGCTATTGCATGCTTTAAAAAGATAATTGAACTTGATCCTGAGCATAAGGATTCATATTATGAAATGGGTTACTGCTATGATTATCTCGACAGGCTTGTTGATTCCCTGGAAGCTTACGAAAAACACATAGGCATCGTGCCATTCAACTATAACGCATGGTATAACAAGGGCGTTGTGCAAAGCAGAATGGGAAGCTACTATTACGCCATCGAAAGCTATGAAATGGCGCTTTCAGTAAACCCGAAGTTCGCTTCAGCATGGTATAACAAGGGCAATGCTTACGCCAGCCTTGGTATATTGACCCGCGCTATCGAAGATTATAAAACAGCGCTTTCCATCAACAGGAAAGATGTATATGCTCTATATAACCTGGCAAGCGCGTATGAGCAGACCGGCGATAACAAAAGCGCAATTGAATATTTCTCCAAGGCTGTTGCAATAGAGCCAGGTCATTATGAATCATACTTCGGCAGGGGTAACTGCTACTACCAGATAGAGGATTTTAACAAGGCGTTAAGGGATTATGATAAAGCTGTTGAGCTTTTCAGGGAAAATCCTGAGCTTTGGTATGCCAAAGCGGATGCTGAATATAATCTTGGCAGGCTTGATGAATCAATAATCAGCTATAATACTGTTTTAGCCTTAAGCCCTGATAACCACCAGGCTTCGCTTGATCTTGCCAATACATATATTGATGTTGAAGAATATGAAGCAGCCGATAAACTGCTGTGTAATTTAATTGAAGGCAAACCCGCTTGGGCAGAGCCGTATTATGCCAAGGCGAAGCTGTTTTTCCTCCAGGCTGAAGTTGAGCTGGGAATAAAGTATATAGAAATGGCGTTCACTATAAATCCTGATGAAAGATTTGAATTCAATTTTGAAAGGGACTGGGAACGTGTTCTTCAGTTTTTGATATCAAGGGATAATTAA
- a CDS encoding heme exporter protein CcmB has product MFKQALAICKKDFNSEIRTRYAVNALLMFIIVVISVIKFSLGEDKLSAEMNSGLLWIIIFFATSNGLSRVFVSEEERGTSLVLKLSSDAKAVFLGKLIFNTILTILINFFIIFLYIIITGLDIRDLGLFSLTIGLGTLGLSAVMTIIAALISKASSKGTLYPVLSFPLLLPLLLASISATTLSIEGAPFGAIAGEIQMTVSYTIVVITASFLLFELVWND; this is encoded by the coding sequence ATGTTTAAGCAGGCACTGGCAATATGTAAAAAAGATTTTAACAGCGAAATACGCACCCGCTATGCCGTTAATGCGCTTCTTATGTTCATAATAGTTGTTATTTCGGTGATAAAATTTTCGCTCGGCGAAGATAAGCTTTCAGCCGAAATGAACTCAGGGCTCTTGTGGATAATTATTTTCTTTGCAACATCCAACGGACTCTCAAGGGTCTTCGTATCAGAAGAAGAACGCGGAACCTCGCTTGTCCTTAAGCTCAGCTCTGATGCCAAAGCCGTTTTCCTGGGAAAGCTTATTTTCAATACTATACTTACAATCCTGATAAATTTCTTCATAATATTTTTATATATAATTATCACCGGGCTTGATATTCGTGATCTAGGTTTATTTTCACTTACAATAGGGCTCGGCACCCTGGGACTTTCTGCAGTAATGACAATAATCGCAGCGCTGATCTCCAAGGCCAGCTCCAAGGGTACTCTGTACCCGGTGCTTTCTTTCCCGCTGCTGCTGCCGCTTTTGCTGGCATCCATTAGCGCAACAACTCTTTCAATAGAAGGCGCGCCGTTTGGAGCGATTGCTGGTGAGATACAGATGACTGTATCTTACACAATTGTAGTAATAACAGCTTCATTTCTTCTGTTTGAGCTTGTTTGGAACGACTGA
- a CDS encoding GxxExxY protein, with amino-acid sequence MIYTNLLHKEITDKILNCFYTVYNELGYGFLEKVYENAMNIELIEQGIINEKQKPISVFYKGHCVGEYFADIMADKKIIIELKANETISSANELQLLNYLKATDAEVGLLLNFGKKPEFKRKIFTNDKKKLSVKPV; translated from the coding sequence ATGATCTATACAAACTTACTGCATAAAGAGATAACCGATAAGATTCTTAATTGCTTTTATACAGTATATAATGAATTAGGTTATGGTTTCCTTGAAAAAGTATATGAAAATGCGATGAATATTGAGCTCATTGAACAAGGAATTATTAATGAAAAACAGAAACCAATCAGCGTATTTTATAAAGGTCATTGCGTAGGCGAATATTTTGCCGATATTATGGCTGATAAAAAAATAATAATTGAATTAAAAGCTAATGAAACTATTTCTTCAGCAAACGAACTGCAGCTGCTCAATTATCTGAAAGCAACTGATGCAGAAGTAGGTTTGCTTTTAAACTTTGGCAAAAAACCTGAATTCAAAAGAAAGATTTTTACAAATGATAAAAAGAAGTTATCAGTGAAACCTGTATAA
- a CDS encoding ABC transporter ATP-binding protein: MPEIIPDQKMKLQAVNLTRKFDRKPIFENVNFELTSGSATAITGRNGSGKSTLIKIIANILMQSSGELNLFSGTDKIKKENIYKYIGFVSPYLNLYDEFTGYENLKIISDIRGWGHENIEEALKRVGLFHRKNDLLKIYSSGMKQRLKIAFAILHKPQVLLLDEPTSNLDLEGISVVDDISNEYKKERILIIATNDAHERSLCNNEINLNEMKQS, translated from the coding sequence ATGCCCGAAATTATACCCGATCAGAAAATGAAGCTGCAGGCAGTTAACCTTACAAGAAAATTCGATAGAAAACCTATATTTGAAAATGTAAATTTCGAGCTTACATCAGGCAGTGCAACTGCCATTACCGGACGCAACGGCTCAGGTAAATCAACCCTCATTAAAATAATAGCGAATATATTAATGCAGTCCTCCGGCGAGCTGAATCTTTTCAGCGGAACCGACAAGATTAAAAAAGAAAATATTTATAAATACATCGGATTTGTATCGCCTTATCTTAACCTGTATGATGAGTTCACCGGGTACGAAAACCTGAAGATAATTTCAGATATCCGCGGCTGGGGCCATGAAAATATTGAAGAGGCACTCAAAAGAGTAGGGTTATTCCACAGGAAAAATGACCTGCTGAAAATTTATTCATCGGGAATGAAACAGCGCCTCAAAATTGCATTCGCAATTCTGCACAAGCCGCAGGTTCTGCTGCTTGATGAACCGACAAGTAATCTCGATCTCGAAGGAATTTCAGTGGTAGATGATATTTCAAATGAATATAAAAAAGAGCGTATACTAATAATTGCAACCAATGATGCCCACGAACGCTCATTATGCAATAACGAAATAAACCTGAATGAGATGAAACAAAGCTAG
- a CDS encoding acyl-CoA thioesterase, which produces MSELKPKTMKESQVTMIELVLPNDTNILKNLLGGRLMHWMDIAAAMAASRHCHNVAVTAVVDDLSFHEPIRLGNIVSLKANVNRAFNTSMEVGVKVEVEDFKTGEKKHSNSAYFTFVSVDTDTYQKMPVPQIIPESPEEKKWFNDALLRREQRLNQKHGIIHK; this is translated from the coding sequence ATGAGCGAACTGAAACCAAAAACTATGAAGGAATCACAGGTAACAATGATAGAGCTTGTGCTTCCCAATGATACCAATATATTAAAGAACCTGCTTGGCGGAAGGCTGATGCACTGGATGGATATTGCTGCAGCAATGGCTGCATCACGGCATTGCCATAACGTGGCGGTAACCGCCGTGGTTGATGACCTCTCATTCCATGAGCCCATACGACTGGGCAATATTGTTTCGCTGAAAGCAAATGTTAACCGCGCATTCAATACCTCGATGGAAGTTGGAGTTAAGGTTGAAGTTGAAGATTTTAAGACCGGTGAGAAGAAACACTCCAACAGCGCTTACTTTACATTTGTAAGTGTGGATACTGATACCTACCAGAAGATGCCTGTCCCCCAGATAATACCTGAATCACCTGAAGAAAAAAAGTGGTTCAATGACGCGCTGCTTCGCAGGGAACAAAGGCTGAACCAAAAACACGGCATTATACACAAATAA
- the bamD gene encoding outer membrane protein assembly factor BamD, protein MKKIKFLALVLPALIIIQMLASGCGSSKNDINTDDPQKAFDIAKRKFDKRDYTDAIDDFSFIKIRFPGTDVSDKVQFYLASSYFYQKEYILAAYEFESFNKNYQLSPLYPEARFMLANTYYELSPKYSLDQQFTKEALTQYLSFIESYPEDKNVSEAEKRIKELRNKLAYKDYWTAELYMKTSNYKAASIYFQTVYDEYIDSDWADDAMIGQADAYINGRKYEDAKRVLDKFNKLFPNSNLKNKANSLQNRIKDLQAGK, encoded by the coding sequence TTGAAAAAAATTAAATTCTTAGCACTCGTTTTACCTGCCCTGATAATTATACAGATGCTCGCCTCCGGCTGCGGCTCTTCAAAAAATGATATCAACACAGATGACCCGCAGAAGGCATTTGATATAGCAAAGCGTAAATTCGATAAACGCGACTATACCGATGCTATCGACGACTTCTCATTCATTAAGATCCGTTTCCCCGGCACAGATGTTTCTGATAAAGTGCAGTTCTACCTTGCTTCAAGCTACTTCTACCAGAAGGAATATATACTTGCAGCCTATGAGTTTGAAAGCTTTAACAAAAATTACCAGTTAAGCCCGCTGTACCCCGAAGCAAGGTTTATGCTTGCCAATACTTATTACGAGCTTTCACCCAAATACTCGCTTGACCAGCAGTTCACCAAAGAGGCATTAACACAGTACCTTTCTTTTATTGAAAGCTACCCTGAAGATAAAAATGTATCCGAAGCTGAAAAAAGAATTAAAGAGCTTCGCAATAAGCTTGCCTACAAAGATTACTGGACAGCAGAGCTTTATATGAAAACCAGCAATTATAAGGCAGCATCCATTTACTTTCAGACGGTTTATGATGAGTATATAGATTCAGACTGGGCCGATGATGCAATGATAGGCCAGGCTGATGCTTACATCAACGGCAGGAAATATGAAGATGCAAAGCGCGTGCTGGATAAGTTCAACAAGCTTTTCCCCAACAGCAACTTAAAGAACAAAGCCAATTCATTACAGAACAGGATAAAGGACCTGCAGGCAGGCAAATAA
- a CDS encoding AAA family ATPase, whose protein sequence is MKTFIGFEYNDYFEKLLVDDLTVWLLNKSVEAIYPINKIPGGILVDRILKMIDDSDISLWECTTVNPNVLFELGYSIGIGKPFFILFNKNYNPSFELPLLLKTQWGLWYHDRLELKNKLEDITSAEYKWKNSFYKRNEPISKDVLSSIDPNSITVIIDSTYNYDIEFKIINKCYKGSQINIIDIEQYANLYQLQNDILKASTVLCILSKIEDTDSPHYSNNKTVNALKLLAFGISQGLGKQSLIFQKGNKSFSDIESLARYYNNENEFKHKLSIWNKGVIDASFNGKYRSTRIKIPNLGKLIDRDNITNFLKKYLFSKHISLRAPSGYGKTAIILRLIHSLNYRTIWFTCDERLKETIEIVKDLLTELSNENVEIGKTLSSFIYSLNHDKISRTDIVNYFIMELHNVKQKTLIILDDIHYINNGDFIDFFEKLSETNLKNVSFIFISREELKNQSSQFKFTNCIILEKEEIEFKEQEVQKYFNEILSVNLSDEQLRLLSIKTEGWIASISLLQTIILQKGIDVIDSIIDNLKGNKKRIYDYFADIVYDNFDDLTQNYLKFIAIPFKLTAKDVSFTLKISVENSSKLLNSLEKQNSFLFNYENDPLIFKFHTLFREFLLKKLEEEDGIDKLTKCKNELSVYYYESKDYFESLIFGVEGENYDIAVKTVDSIGNVIINEGMGTFIYEFIQKIPETFYNDDYAFLIIKGRVEEFFKKRLIALQTYYKAKAILSSRPDNKREYNLVNFFILQLEIHQTNDKSFIPDSLVEIVIESEKEKDIELYSYAFGLYSQIKRISLLIRPNPDKKIHQIEHEKFIEEIDKAIYKLRDANLNSKDLYIAQLLVDKAMISHSLSWYSGMELLTMERLSSGFGVQISVTEKNRIQQLYSTYFKQEQACFEMAMKIAVEMNNLQLKANILVARSLAYDSKNNFLAFSYGYVDEDLVNVSLNDLNEALSIYLDHKNMPSIASVYNNLAQTYLLKNDKESSVKYAKLANQVANEFGYPEIIKSSTDILNTPTITETIENSKRQINEEMEKGISKENEDKIIENWIGMLGDISDNEKTKRIQIFKQQNENIRLQKLLIKSWCKFIDVFHTNLPITKHDDTGISMIKSYLNRDEIAVKAHRLSRTLGVDFSEPLAIFIYCHKLGTHSNKLYLDTEQASNQFIAELCSNCQFREL, encoded by the coding sequence ATGAAAACTTTTATCGGTTTTGAGTATAATGATTATTTTGAGAAATTGTTAGTTGATGATTTAACAGTTTGGTTGTTAAATAAATCCGTTGAAGCAATTTATCCTATAAATAAAATACCTGGTGGTATTTTAGTTGATAGAATCTTAAAAATGATAGATGATAGTGATATTTCACTATGGGAATGTACTACAGTAAATCCAAATGTTCTGTTTGAACTTGGTTACTCTATAGGTATAGGAAAGCCTTTTTTCATCTTATTCAATAAGAATTATAATCCGTCTTTTGAATTACCTTTACTTTTGAAAACTCAGTGGGGGTTATGGTATCATGATCGATTAGAATTGAAGAATAAACTAGAAGATATCACTTCAGCTGAATACAAATGGAAGAACTCATTTTACAAAAGAAATGAACCAATTAGCAAAGATGTTTTAAGTAGCATAGACCCGAATTCGATTACCGTGATAATAGATTCGACTTATAATTATGATATAGAATTTAAAATAATTAATAAATGTTACAAAGGCTCACAAATCAATATTATCGATATAGAGCAATATGCTAATTTATATCAATTGCAAAATGATATCTTGAAAGCATCGACTGTTCTATGTATTCTGTCAAAAATAGAAGATACGGATAGCCCCCATTATAGTAACAATAAAACAGTAAATGCATTAAAATTATTAGCATTTGGAATTTCACAAGGACTTGGAAAACAAAGTTTAATATTTCAAAAAGGTAATAAAAGCTTTTCGGATATCGAAAGTCTTGCTAGATATTATAACAACGAGAACGAATTTAAACATAAGCTAAGTATATGGAATAAAGGAGTCATAGATGCAAGTTTTAATGGAAAATACCGAAGTACCAGAATAAAAATCCCTAATTTAGGCAAATTAATCGATAGAGATAACATTACTAATTTTTTAAAGAAATATTTGTTCTCAAAACATATCTCTTTAAGAGCTCCTTCTGGATATGGCAAAACAGCTATTATATTAAGGCTAATACACTCGCTTAACTATAGAACTATATGGTTTACATGTGATGAAAGATTAAAAGAAACTATTGAAATAGTTAAAGATTTGCTAACGGAATTAAGCAATGAAAACGTTGAAATAGGTAAGACTCTATCATCATTTATTTACTCGCTGAATCACGATAAAATTTCAAGGACAGATATTGTTAATTATTTTATAATGGAACTACATAATGTTAAGCAAAAAACGCTAATAATATTGGATGATATTCATTATATAAATAACGGTGATTTTATAGATTTTTTCGAAAAACTTTCAGAAACAAATCTCAAAAATGTTAGTTTTATCTTTATTAGTCGAGAAGAATTGAAAAATCAATCTTCACAATTTAAATTTACAAACTGCATTATTTTAGAAAAAGAAGAAATTGAATTCAAGGAGCAAGAGGTACAAAAATATTTTAATGAAATATTGTCTGTTAACTTATCAGATGAACAGTTGCGGTTATTATCAATTAAGACTGAGGGATGGATTGCCAGTATTTCCTTACTGCAAACTATTATCTTACAAAAAGGGATAGATGTAATAGATAGCATTATTGATAATTTAAAAGGTAATAAGAAAAGAATATATGATTACTTTGCAGATATTGTTTATGATAATTTTGATGACTTAACACAAAATTATTTAAAATTCATTGCAATTCCTTTCAAGTTAACAGCAAAGGATGTTTCATTTACATTGAAAATATCAGTTGAAAATTCATCAAAACTTTTAAATAGCTTAGAAAAACAAAATAGTTTTCTGTTCAATTATGAAAATGATCCGTTAATATTTAAATTTCATACTCTTTTTAGAGAATTCCTGCTTAAAAAGCTTGAGGAAGAAGATGGCATTGATAAACTTACCAAATGCAAAAATGAATTATCGGTTTATTACTATGAAAGTAAAGACTATTTTGAATCATTGATATTTGGTGTTGAAGGCGAAAATTATGATATTGCAGTTAAAACAGTCGATTCTATCGGCAATGTCATTATAAACGAAGGGATGGGTACGTTTATCTATGAATTTATTCAAAAAATTCCAGAAACATTTTACAACGATGATTACGCATTCTTAATTATAAAGGGCAGAGTAGAAGAGTTTTTTAAAAAAAGGCTTATAGCTCTTCAGACATATTATAAGGCGAAAGCAATTTTATCTTCAAGACCCGATAACAAAAGAGAATACAACCTGGTAAACTTTTTTATACTTCAACTGGAAATTCATCAAACTAATGATAAATCTTTTATTCCTGATAGTTTAGTAGAAATTGTTATAGAATCTGAAAAAGAAAAGGATATAGAACTCTATTCATATGCATTTGGTCTATATTCTCAAATAAAAAGAATTTCTTTGTTGATAAGACCTAATCCAGATAAAAAAATCCATCAGATAGAACATGAAAAGTTTATAGAAGAAATTGACAAAGCTATTTATAAGTTACGAGACGCGAATTTAAATAGTAAGGATTTATATATTGCCCAATTGTTAGTAGATAAAGCTATGATATCTCATTCTTTGTCTTGGTATAGTGGTATGGAATTGCTTACTATGGAAAGATTAAGCTCTGGCTTCGGCGTTCAAATTTCAGTTACTGAAAAAAACAGAATACAACAATTGTATTCAACTTATTTTAAGCAAGAACAAGCGTGCTTTGAAATGGCGATGAAAATAGCAGTAGAAATGAATAATTTGCAGTTAAAAGCAAATATATTAGTTGCCAGATCTCTAGCGTATGACAGTAAAAATAATTTTTTAGCATTTTCATATGGTTATGTGGATGAAGATTTAGTTAATGTCTCATTAAATGACTTAAATGAAGCCCTAAGTATATATTTGGACCATAAAAATATGCCTAGTATTGCATCTGTATATAATAATCTAGCTCAGACATATCTTTTGAAAAATGATAAGGAAAGTAGTGTTAAATATGCAAAGTTAGCAAATCAGGTTGCAAATGAATTTGGTTATCCTGAAATTATAAAATCATCAACAGATATATTAAATACACCAACAATAACAGAGACAATTGAAAATAGTAAAAGACAAATCAATGAAGAAATGGAGAAAGGAATTAGCAAAGAAAATGAAGATAAAATAATTGAAAATTGGATTGGGATGCTAGGGGATATATCAGACAATGAAAAAACAAAAAGAATCCAAATATTCAAACAGCAAAATGAAAATATAAGATTGCAGAAATTACTTATAAAAAGTTGGTGTAAATTTATTGATGTTTTTCATACAAATTTACCAATTACTAAACATGATGATACAGGTATTAGCATGATAAAAAGTTACTTGAATAGGGATGAGATTGCAGTAAAAGCTCACAGACTTTCAAGGACACTTGGAGTAGACTTTTCTGAACCTTTAGCAATATTTATTTATTGTCACAAATTAGGTACACATTCCAATAAATTATATTTGGATACAGAACAGGCTTCTAATCAATTTATCGCAGAATTGTGCAGTAATTGCCAATTTAGAGAATTATAA
- a CDS encoding PD40 domain-containing protein yields the protein MKNLLLTAVLILFTAANISSQKRLIAFSSDATKNDKQQIFVMDEDGDNVKQVSFLNLDCYSPKFVPKTNKILFLATNRISDYLYMVDLDDTASFRFPTFIDGGLDPQFSADGTMLMYRSEKDENNAIYIMDLVTGETFPISDGSLATHAEFSHDGQKIVYSSSAEQNFDLVVLNLTDTTDDAQTVIVSTKDAEIYGTYSPDDKKIAFSSFDINYKGTLKMCDASGKNVKVISNSGSSYNPKWSPDGKYLAYVSDKAGKFQIYVVKSDGSSVRQLTSEAGNVIEYDWSSDGNKIIFDSQGEGTSSVWIIDVDKGTKQNLTGSKANNITPSFKP from the coding sequence ATGAAAAACCTCCTTCTAACCGCAGTTTTAATTTTATTTACAGCAGCAAATATTTCTTCCCAAAAACGGCTCATAGCCTTTTCAAGCGATGCGACCAAAAACGATAAACAGCAGATCTTCGTTATGGATGAAGACGGCGATAATGTAAAACAGGTCAGCTTTCTTAACCTGGATTGCTACTCGCCTAAATTTGTACCAAAGACCAATAAAATACTTTTCCTTGCCACCAACAGGATAAGCGATTACCTGTATATGGTCGATCTTGACGATACGGCTTCTTTCCGTTTCCCCACATTTATAGATGGCGGACTTGACCCTCAGTTTTCCGCTGACGGCACAATGCTTATGTACCGCTCGGAGAAAGATGAGAACAATGCTATCTATATTATGGATCTGGTAACCGGCGAAACTTTCCCCATAAGTGACGGCAGCCTTGCAACGCATGCGGAGTTTTCGCATGACGGGCAGAAAATTGTTTACTCCTCAAGCGCTGAGCAGAACTTTGACCTGGTAGTGTTAAACCTGACAGATACAACAGATGACGCTCAAACAGTTATTGTATCAACAAAAGATGCTGAAATTTACGGAACGTATTCACCTGATGATAAGAAGATTGCGTTTTCATCGTTTGATATAAATTACAAAGGCACATTAAAGATGTGTGACGCATCAGGCAAGAATGTTAAGGTAATTTCAAACAGCGGAAGCTCATATAATCCCAAGTGGTCGCCTGACGGCAAGTATCTTGCCTATGTATCAGATAAGGCAGGCAAGTTCCAGATATACGTGGTTAAATCAGACGGCAGCTCAGTAAGGCAGCTTACCAGCGAAGCCGGAAATGTGATAGAGTATGACTGGTCGAGCGACGGAAATAAAATAATTTTTGACAGCCAGGGTGAAGGCACATCAAGTGTTTGGATAATTGATGTTGATAAAGGCACCAAGCAGAATCTGACCGGCAGCAAAGCCAATAATATAACACCTTCATTCAAGCCGTAG